One window from the genome of Pyrobaculum ferrireducens encodes:
- a CDS encoding ASCH domain-containing protein: MRRDVELGPYLRFKKKYLEGVLSGKKHVTVRYGVVRPRFSFIFIVCCGEIYGEAVITRVYYTKLGRLGEDVVAAEGLHSRDDLVNELREIYGEVREDDAVSVIFFTLVRRYEKPVPLSHLRGGRA, translated from the coding sequence GTGCGTAGAGACGTGGAGCTGGGGCCATACCTGAGGTTTAAGAAGAAGTACCTAGAGGGCGTCCTCTCTGGGAAAAAGCACGTCACTGTGAGATACGGCGTGGTGCGCCCCCGCTTCAGCTTCATCTTCATAGTCTGTTGCGGCGAGATATATGGAGAGGCGGTAATAACACGTGTGTACTACACAAAGCTGGGGAGACTGGGGGAGGACGTGGTGGCGGCCGAGGGGCTCCACTCCAGAGACGACTTGGTGAACGAGCTGAGGGAGATATACGGCGAGGTGCGCGAAGACGACGCCGTCTCGGTGATTTTCTTCACCCTTGTGAGGCGTTACGAAAAGCCGGTGCCGCTAAGCCATCTGCGTGGGGGGAGGGCTTAA
- a CDS encoding M24 family metallopeptidase has product MKNLEKLVKAFSEKYDYLVLTRGPNLAYAVGMPDAVGLVVELGTGHSTLYVSRLDYTRARNTARVDKVVAIASAEVPPRRPGEELVVAPGFADVVKKLGGRVASDSKELGVDVSGEIAELRAVKDEWELGVMKEALAITESVYMKLSQSRLVGLRERDVVALVYKWFLEEGADGVAFEPIVASGPNGAYPHYRFGERKISHGDYVVVDIGAKKGVYCSDMTRTFTLGGGPVLRDAMYAVYEAVKAAEKVAREGAPAAEVDKAARGVIEEYGFAPYFIHSTGHGVGVEVHEPPRLYLTSRDILKKGYVVTIEPGVYIEGVGGVRIEDMVYIDGGTVVLNKLPHIF; this is encoded by the coding sequence ATGAAAAACCTGGAGAAGCTGGTGAAGGCGTTTAGTGAAAAATACGACTACCTGGTGCTGACCAGAGGGCCCAACCTGGCGTACGCCGTGGGCATGCCGGACGCCGTCGGCCTCGTGGTGGAGCTGGGCACTGGGCACTCCACTCTCTACGTCTCTAGGCTAGACTACACGCGGGCTAGAAACACGGCGCGCGTGGATAAAGTCGTCGCGATAGCCTCGGCGGAGGTGCCTCCAAGGAGGCCTGGGGAGGAGCTCGTGGTCGCGCCGGGCTTTGCAGATGTTGTGAAGAAGCTAGGCGGGAGGGTCGCCTCGGACAGTAAAGAATTGGGTGTAGACGTCTCGGGGGAAATCGCCGAGCTGAGGGCGGTGAAAGACGAGTGGGAGCTGGGCGTTATGAAAGAGGCCTTGGCGATAACGGAAAGTGTGTATATGAAGCTGAGCCAGAGCAGACTGGTTGGTCTTAGGGAGAGGGACGTGGTAGCGCTTGTATACAAGTGGTTTCTAGAGGAGGGGGCGGACGGCGTAGCCTTCGAGCCGATAGTGGCCTCCGGGCCCAACGGGGCGTATCCCCACTACAGATTCGGCGAGAGGAAGATATCACACGGCGACTACGTTGTGGTGGATATAGGCGCCAAGAAAGGCGTCTACTGCTCCGACATGACGAGGACCTTTACGCTGGGCGGAGGCCCCGTGTTGAGAGACGCAATGTACGCCGTCTACGAGGCCGTCAAGGCTGCGGAGAAGGTAGCGAGAGAGGGGGCGCCGGCGGCCGAGGTGGACAAGGCGGCGAGGGGGGTTATCGAGGAGTACGGATTCGCGCCTTACTTTATCCACTCCACGGGCCACGGCGTCGGCGTCGAGGTCCACGAGCCGCCTAGGCTATACCTCACGTCGAGAGACATCTTGAAGAAGGGCTATGTAGTTACGATAGAGCCCGGGGTCTACATAGAGGGGGTTGGGGGCGTGCGTATTGAGGACATGGTTTACATAGACGGCGGCACCGTGGTTTTGAACAAACTGCCGCATATTTTCTAA
- a CDS encoding methyltransferase domain-containing protein — MAHFAVPVVSRWQIEELRNRSEEVSFDLEITKTRVVYSGGVARFVYNGVEYKFDLEELPGVDEESCEVYALIGGQWRELSIAAERFYKLCVFKRGWAPTLMIDGVTMHSVLENPLVVTARKIERVWGRVFECCTGLGYTAIEALRRGARQVVTVEVDPHVLLLASFNPYSRGLWTPAVDIVVGDCYSFINSLRDSSFDYIIHDPPRLSHATQRLYSEALYREFYRILKRGGGVFHYVSQSGAKYRGLNPYRGVAERLRRVGFVVEKVKVGYGIYGRRR, encoded by the coding sequence GTGGCGCACTTCGCCGTTCCTGTGGTTTCTAGGTGGCAGATAGAGGAGCTGAGAAATAGAAGTGAGGAGGTGTCGTTTGACCTGGAGATTACCAAGACTCGTGTTGTGTATTCGGGGGGCGTTGCCAGGTTTGTCTACAACGGCGTAGAGTACAAGTTTGATCTCGAAGAGCTACCTGGCGTCGACGAGGAGAGTTGCGAGGTGTATGCGTTGATTGGCGGCCAGTGGCGTGAGCTGTCTATAGCCGCGGAGCGTTTCTACAAGTTGTGTGTGTTTAAGAGGGGGTGGGCGCCTACGTTGATGATAGACGGCGTCACTATGCACAGCGTGTTGGAAAACCCCCTAGTCGTCACGGCTAGAAAGATAGAGCGGGTCTGGGGGAGGGTTTTTGAGTGTTGTACTGGCCTTGGCTACACGGCCATAGAGGCGTTGAGGAGGGGGGCTAGGCAGGTGGTGACCGTGGAGGTGGATCCGCACGTGCTTCTTCTCGCCTCGTTTAACCCCTACAGCAGAGGGCTGTGGACGCCCGCCGTGGATATCGTCGTCGGCGACTGCTACTCCTTCATAAATTCGCTGAGAGACTCCTCATTTGACTACATAATCCACGACCCGCCCAGGCTCAGCCACGCGACTCAGAGGCTGTACTCCGAGGCGCTTTACAGAGAGTTCTACAGAATACTCAAGAGGGGAGGCGGGGTTTTTCACTACGTAAGCCAGAGCGGCGCCAAGTACAGAGGCTTAAACCCGTACAGAGGCGTAGCTGAGAGGCTTAGGAGAGTGGGTTTTGTAGTAGAGAAGGTGAAGGTGGGCTACGGGATATATGGAAGGAGGCGTTAG